The Streptomyces durmitorensis genome contains the following window.
TCCACGAGACTCATGCGAGTCGGGAGAATCAGTGGCGGAGCCACGGACACCGTCTGTACCGGCTGGGCCGGTTCCACTTGCTCCGGCGCCCGTGGCTCCACTCACGATGACTCTCTCCTCGCGCTACTCGGCCGTGGACTCCGTGCCCTCGTCCGTACCGACGGCCGGCTCGCCGTCAGCGGTCTCGTCGACGACGATGTCGCCGTCGACTTCCTCCGCCTCGCGCCCGGCCTCGGCGTTACGAGCGATACCGACCACGGCATCGCGCTTGCCCAGGTTGATCAGTTGGACGCCCATGGTGTCACGGCCCGTCTCCCTGACCTCGTTGACTCGCGTACGAATCACACCGCCGCCCAGGGTGATGGCGAGGATCTCGTCGGTCTCCTCCGTCACCAGGGCACCCACGAGTTCGCCGCGGTCCTCCACGATCTTGGCGGCCTTGATGCCGAGGCCACCACGACCCTGGACGCGGTACTCGTCGACGTTGGTCCGCTTCGCGTACCCACCGTCGGTTGCGGTGAAGACGAAAGTACCCGGCCTGACGACATTCATCGAGAGCAGTTCGTCGCCACCGCGGAAACTCATTCCCTTCACGCCCGATGTCGCGCGGCCCATGGGACGCAGCGCATCGTCCGTTGCGGTGAACCTGATCGACTGCGCCTTCTTGCTGATAAGGAGCAGATCGTCCTCGGACGAGACGAGCTCGGCGCCGATCAGCTCGTCGTCCGAACCGTCGTCCGTCTCGCGGAGGTTGATGGCGATGACGCCACCGGCGCGAGGCGAGTCGTAATCCTTGAGCGGGGTCTTCTTGACCAGGCCGCCCTTGGTGGCGAGCACCAGGTAGGGCACCGCTTCGTAGTCACGGATCGCGAGGATCTCGGCGATCTTCTCGTCCGGCTGGAAGGCGAGCAGGTTCGCGACGTGCTGGCCGCGGGCATCGCGTCCGGCGTCGGGAAGTTCGTACGCCTTCGCGCGATAGACCCGGCCCTTGTTGGTGAAGAACAGCAGCCAGTGGTGGGTCGTCGACACGAAGAAGTGGTCGACGATGTCGTCTTCCTTGAGCTTCGTGCCGCGGACGCCCTTGCCGCCGCGCTTCTGCGAGCGGTAATCGACCGTCTTCGTACGCTTGACGTAACCGCCGCGCGTGATCGTGACGACGATGTCGTCCTCGGCGATCAGGTCCTCCATGGACATGTCGCCGTCGAAGGGCACGAGCGCCGAGCGACGGTCCTCGCCGAACTTGTCGACGATCGCCGCGAGCTCCTCGCTGATGATCTGGCGCTGCCGCTCGGGCGAGGCCAGGATCGCGTTGTACTCGTTGATCTTCGCCTGCAGTTCGTCGTGCTCGGCGACGATCTTCTGGCGCTCCAGGGCGGCCAGGCGGCGCAGCTGCATCTCGAGGATCGCGTTGGCCTGGATCTCGTCGATCGAGAGCAGGCCCATCAGGCCCTCACGCGCGACGTCGACCGTCTGGCTGGCGCGGATGAGTGCGATGACCTCGTCGATCGCGTCCAGGGCCTTCAGCAGGCCGCGCAGGATGTGGGCCCGCTCCTCGGCCTTGCGCAGCCTGTACTTCGTACGCCGGACGATGACCTCGATCTGGTGCGTCACCCAGTGGCGGATGAACGCGTCCAGGGAGAGGGTGCGCGGCACACCGTCGACCAGGGCCAGCATGTTGGCGCTGAAGTTCGACTGCAGGTCGGTGTGCTTGTAGAGGTTGTTCAGGACGACCTTGGCGACCGCGTCCCGCTTCAGGACGACGACGAGGCGCTGGCCCGTGCGGGACGACGTCTCGTCGCGGACGTCGGCGATGCCGCCGACCTTGCCGTCCTTGACCAGGTCGGCGATCTTCTGCGCGAGGTTGTCGGGGTTGGTCTGGTAGGGGAGCTCGGTGACCACCAGGCACTGGCGGTTCTGGATCTCCTCGACCGCGACGACCGCGCGCATCGTGATGGAGCCACGGCCCGTGCGGTACGCCTCCTCGATGCCCTTGCGGCCCACTACTAGTGCGCCGGTGGGGAAATCGGGGCCCTTGATGCGCTCGATGAGGGCGTCGAGCAGCTCCTCGTGCGAGGCCTCCGGGTGCTCCAGCGCCCACTGCGCGCCCGCCGCGACCTCGCGGAGGTTGTGCGGCGGGATGTTGGTGGCCATGCCGACCGCGATGCCCGCCGAGCCGTTGATCAGCAGGTTCGGGAAGCGCGCCGGCAGGACCGTCGGCTCCTGGTTGCGGCCGTCGTAGTTGTCCGTGAAGTCGACGGTCTCCTCGTCGATGTCACGGACCATCTCCATGGCCAGCGGCGCCATCTTGCACTCGGTGTACCGCATGGCGGCCGCCGGGTCGTTGCCCGGAGAGCCGAAGTTGCCGTTGGAGTCCACCAGGGGCATCCGCATCGACCACGGCTGGGCCAGGCGGACCAGGGCGTCGTAGATGGAGGAGTCGCCGTGCGGGTGGTAGGTGCCCATGACGTCGCCGACGACGCGGGCGCACTTGTAGAAGCCCTTCTCGGGGCGGTATCCGCCGTCGTACATCGCGTACAGGACGCGGCGGTGGACGGGCTTGAGACCGTCCCGCACGTCGGGCAGCGCACGCGACACGATGACGGACATCGCGTAGTCGAGGTACGAGCGCTGCATCTCCGTCTCGAGCCCGACGGGCTCGACACGCATGCCCACGCCGGGAACGGCGGGCTCCTCTTCGGGCATCACAGGGGTGTTCTCGTCGGCCATTGCTGGTCAAAGTCCTTTCGAGGTGCGGCTCGTACGGCCGACTCAGATGTCGAGGAAACGAACGTCCTTGGCATTGCGCTGAATGAACGAGCGCCGTGCCTCGACGTCCTCTCCCATCAGCACCGAGAAGAGGTCGTCGGCCTGC
Protein-coding sequences here:
- the gyrA gene encoding DNA gyrase subunit A — translated: MADENTPVMPEEEPAVPGVGMRVEPVGLETEMQRSYLDYAMSVIVSRALPDVRDGLKPVHRRVLYAMYDGGYRPEKGFYKCARVVGDVMGTYHPHGDSSIYDALVRLAQPWSMRMPLVDSNGNFGSPGNDPAAAMRYTECKMAPLAMEMVRDIDEETVDFTDNYDGRNQEPTVLPARFPNLLINGSAGIAVGMATNIPPHNLREVAAGAQWALEHPEASHEELLDALIERIKGPDFPTGALVVGRKGIEEAYRTGRGSITMRAVVAVEEIQNRQCLVVTELPYQTNPDNLAQKIADLVKDGKVGGIADVRDETSSRTGQRLVVVLKRDAVAKVVLNNLYKHTDLQSNFSANMLALVDGVPRTLSLDAFIRHWVTHQIEVIVRRTKYRLRKAEERAHILRGLLKALDAIDEVIALIRASQTVDVAREGLMGLLSIDEIQANAILEMQLRRLAALERQKIVAEHDELQAKINEYNAILASPERQRQIISEELAAIVDKFGEDRRSALVPFDGDMSMEDLIAEDDIVVTITRGGYVKRTKTVDYRSQKRGGKGVRGTKLKEDDIVDHFFVSTTHHWLLFFTNKGRVYRAKAYELPDAGRDARGQHVANLLAFQPDEKIAEILAIRDYEAVPYLVLATKGGLVKKTPLKDYDSPRAGGVIAINLRETDDGSDDELIGAELVSSEDDLLLISKKAQSIRFTATDDALRPMGRATSGVKGMSFRGGDELLSMNVVRPGTFVFTATDGGYAKRTNVDEYRVQGRGGLGIKAAKIVEDRGELVGALVTEETDEILAITLGGGVIRTRVNEVRETGRDTMGVQLINLGKRDAVVGIARNAEAGREAEEVDGDIVVDETADGEPAVGTDEGTESTAE